The Filimonas lacunae genomic sequence CTGTACTTTCACAGCATTGTTTGCCAATGATTTCAGTAGTGCCAGAACGATTGCCATTATTCACTAACCCGCTGTGTAACTACCTAACAGTTAACACTATATACTTTCAACACCAAAATTCAATCTAATGAAACACTTCTACCGAAAACTCGTGTGTACAGTATTGCTTGGCTGTATACTTTACCACACATCTACCGCCCAGGTAACCATTCCTGTAGGCACCACTCTTCGCAGCATGATCGTATATGTACCCACCAACCTGCCCCAGAACCGTCCTTTACTCATTTCCATGCACGGTGCCAATCAGAGTGCAGACTATCAGCGCAATGCCGCTAAATGGGAACCTATTGCAGATACGTCTAAGTTTATAGTAGTATTCCCCAGCGGCATCAATAATCAGTGGGATATCAGCGGCACCTCTGATATCAGTTTTATCAATGCTATTATTGATACCATGCAGCAGCGCTATGCCATTAACCGCAACCGGGTATATCTTTCGGGCTTTTCTATGGGGGGCATGATGACGTATCATGCCGCCACACAAATAGCCAATAAAATTGCGGCTTTTGCACCTGTATCGGGCTATCCGTTATGGGGTGGAGGTAATTATAACAGCTCACGCCCCATACCTCTTATTCATGTGCATGGCGATGCAGATGACGTAGTCACCTATCCCAACCTGGGCAACTACCTGAATGGTTGGATCAGCCGTAACCAATGCCCTACTACACCACAGATAACCCAGCCATATCCTTCCAGCAAACCCAATTCGGTTGCTACTAAAAGATATTGGGGGCCCGGCTTGTCGCAATCGGAAGTGGTGTTAATTACCCTGGCGGGTAAAGGCCACTGGTATTCGATGGATTCGGTAAATGGCGTAAACACCAGCCAGGAGATATGGAATTTTGTAAAACGCTTTTCTCTCGGTGCAGTGCTGGAAGAAAACAGCACGGGCTTTTGCAGTGTGAACGGCACTATAGATAATAATTATCCCGGCTACACAGGCACTGGCTTTGCCAACACCAATAACACAACGGGCGCTGGCATAAGCTGGAATGCAAGTTTTGCTGGTGCAGGCACCTCCTATTTCACCTTCCGGTATGCCGCTACCGATGCACGGCAAGCCAAACTGGAAATAAACGGAACCACGGCAATGAGTAGCATCAACTTTCCCGCCACCGGCTCGTGGAGCACCTGGACTACCATAACCATACCGGCTACCGTAAGTGCAGGCAATGCTACCATACGCCTGGAAGCTACAGGGGGCAGTGGCTTACCTAATATAGATAACCTGGAAATAACAAATGGTGTGGCTGCGGCCTGCCCTGCCAGCCTTGCCGCCAACACCCTGTTGTCAGTGGCTGACAGTGCCCAGGCTAAAGCAACTGCGAATGCAGGCCTGCGGGAAGACCAACGCATTTCGGTATATCCTAACCCCGCCGGTGCTGCCATTACTGTAAAAACAGGTATCTATTGGAAGTCAGGCGACTATATCACCTTGTATAACGCACAGGGTAAAACACTGCAACGCCGTGTGTTGAAAGCCAGCCAGGAAAACCTGAATACAGCAGGCCTGCCAACAGGCATTTATTACATACAAGTAACCAATGTACACGGACAAAGAGCCAGCCAATCCTTTATGAAAAAATAAACATTTCACCTCCTATTCTTCATATTTAAAGCCTCACAATGAAATCTCCTTTATCCAGGGGCCGGCAAAGTATTGCCTGGCTTGCCACCCTATTGCTGATAATGATGCAATACAAGGCAAACGGACAAGCAGCAACACTGCGCCGCCCCATATCACCACAACAACCAGCCTGGTTTATCCATATTGACTCCTGGAACCAGGCCGACCCACAGAAGATCATTAACATGGTGCCTGCCGATATACGCCCTTACGTAGTATTTAATATCTCCATCTCTATTAACCACGACAGACTTAGCAGCAAATGGTTACAGGCTGAGTATGGCTATGAAATAGCGAAGTCATGGTTAAGGGTATGTGCAGAAAACCGCGTATGGGCTATGATACAGCAGAGCAGCGGCGGCTTTCAGCATTTTTCACAGTCTGACCTGGCCGTATATGAAGAGTTCTACCGCGACTATCCCAATTTTATCGGCTTTAATTATGCCGAGCAGTTCTGGGGTTTTGATGGCAGCACCCTGCCTACTTCATCCAGTAGCTATGATCCACTTTCACCCCCTTGGGCTGATCGCATTAACCTGTTTGCCAACCTGCTGCAGCTGAGTAATCGCTATGGTGGTTACCTGACGGTGAGCTGGTGCCCTAACCAATGGGATGCGAATATAAACCCCATTGCCATGCTGAAAAGAAATGCGGCCTTTGCTGCCGCGTGCCGGAACTATACAGAAAATTATATTCTTTGCGAGAAGTACACCCAGCAAACCTATCAGCACGATATGGAGAGCACCTGCCTGGGCGCTTATGTATCCGGCTATACAGGGCAATACGGAATTCGCTACGATGAAACCGGCTGGACAGATTCTACGGGCACCCACGCCAACTTTACACCCGCTACCGGTATTGCTCCACACTTAGAGCATGTAATGCTTACCGGGGAAACGGTGATAGACGGGCCGGAGTTGATTATGACACAATCATCCCGTGAAATCAATACCACCAACACCCCCGATGGCTTTACTACGCGCCGCTGGGAGTTTTACCCCCAGTTTTACAATGTGAACGTAGACCTGTTTCGTAAAATACTGGATGGAAACGTGCGCATACCCACCCGCAGGGAAGTTATTGACCGCACCAAAGTGGTGATCATTAACAATGTAAGCAGCGGCAGTAACCAGGATCAATACAGTACCCCTCAAACATTGTTTGAGGGGCTTTACCGGATGGATAGCGATGGCAATTATGAGTTTAATAAAAGCTTCTTTAAAAAAACAGGCCGTTATCCTGCCATCCCCATTGTATACCAGCTGGACGATACAGATGCCAATTCATTTTCTGTTAAGGTAAATAAATCAGATTATGCTACCCGCTGGCCAGACATTACTTCAAAGGTTACCGAATTGAACACATTGTTCCCTTCTGAATATACAGGCACATTATATGCCGGCAGGCATGAGAATGGCTGGGTTACCTATAATCCCTATAAAACCAACCAGATGGCTACTGCTAATATTCCTTTCAAATACAATACCTGTAGCAGCATAGACCTGAGTTATTCGCAATATTCTGCCGGTGTTATTAAGGAGTATTCGAACAGGCTGAATATATACCTGAACAACTACGACAATGTGCTGAACACGGGCTTAAAAACAGATATTATCCGTATTAACGGCGCCAGCACCCAACCTACCTGGTCTTATACCGACAGAGGCAGCCACACTGCCAGCAATGTAACCGCTGCCTGGTCGGGCGGTGTGTTTACCCTCACTGTGCAGCACAACGGCGCACTGGACATTACCGTTAACTGCGCTGGCACTGCTACCGGCAGGCTTACTGCGTATACACCATCCGTGGTAAGCGCACCGGTAGCCCCTGCTGTGTATGCAGGCCCACTACAACATGAAGCAGAGCTTTTTGATTATAAAAGCATCAGCGGCAACACTGCCAATGGCGTTAGTGGTACCGTACGCAATTACACAGGCCAGGGTTACCTGCGCTTTGGCACTAATGCCTCGGCCAGCATACGGGATACCATTAACCTGCCCTATGCCGGCACCTACCAGTTACGCACCCGTTATTCTCTTACCGGAGGCAACGTAAATACCATAGGCATTTATGTAAACGGCAGCCTGGTAGCAACCCCTGTGTTTACCACCACCGACAGCCTGGGTGCATGGGCCATACAAACACAAACCATTACATTGAACGCAGGTAATAATGTGATTGAGTACAAGGCCAGCGCCACAGCTGCCAATGGGATGTATTTTGATAACATAGTGGTAGTACCAGCCGGCAGTGGTGGTAATATCATTCAGGAAAACACCACCGGTTTTTGCAGTGTGGATGGTACGGTAGATACGGATAATGGAGGCTATACCGGTGCAGGTTTTGCCAACACCAATAATGCCATGGGAAATGGTATTAGCTGGAAAGTGAACTTTGCTGCTGCCGGCACCAAATCATTCACCTTCCGCTATGCCTCTATAGATACCCGTGCAGCCAACCTGCTGATTAATGGTACTGTGGTGGCCGCCAATGTAAGCTTCCCTGCCACCGGTTCGTGGACAACCTGGAACACGGTTACCGTATACACCAGCGCAGGCACCGGCAGCAGTGATATCAGGCTGGCAGCTACTGGCGCCAGCGGCTTGCCGAATGTGGATTATATAGAAGTAGTGGGCGGCACAGCAGCCAACTGCACCACCGGCCTTACTACCGTTATGCAAACACCGGATTTGCTAAACTGCAAGGAAGAGGCAGGTATGGCCATTTATCCTAACCCTGCACAACACCTGGTAACCGTACGTTTAGGCAACCGCTGGAAAGCCGGCGATCAGTTGATGTTGTGTGATGCTACAGGCAGGGCTGTGGAAACCCGCCTTATCAAAGGCAGCACAGAACAGTTGAATGTAGCCCCGCTGCCAGCCGGATTGTATTATATCAACATTTCCAATAACAGCGGGGTGCATGCATCGCTGCCATTGGTAAAACAATAATTCCATCATTTAAAAAAAGCTTCTATGAAAAAATGTATGATTGCGGCCATCATGTACAGCCTGTTTGCAGGCTGTGTTAAAAAAGATGCTGCCACACTGCTGCCCGCCTACCAGCTGGCAGCAGTAAGCACAGCCAGTGTGGTGGCTTCACCTGTATGGAAAGCCGAAGCCCGTTGTTTCCTGGACGGGCCTTCCGGCGCTTTTGACGACATTGCCGTAAAAGATCCTTCCATTGTGTATTCAGGCGGTAAATACCACCTCTTTTACACGGGGCGCAATGTGGGCACTAATGGGTTGTGGCGCATGGGTTACACTTCCGCTACCACTATTAGCGGATTAAACAGTGCTACCCGTACCTATATGAGCGCCTTAAATGCCGGCTCTTACTTCTGCGCTCCACAGGTGTTCTGGTTCCCGGTAAAAGGCAAATGGTTTTTGATATACCAGAGCGGCCTGGGCGCTTCTTTTTCTACCAATACAGATGTAGCCAACCCAGGTTTGTGGACGGCTAACAGGGCCATGGGCTTTACAGACGGTATTGACTTCTGGTGTATTGCCGATGACAGTTATGTGTACTGCTTTTACTCGGCACAGGATGGCTCGCACACCATTAAAAGAAGAAGAACCACCATAGCCAACTTCCCTTACAGTTGGGAAGCCCCCACTGTGGCCGCTACCGCTACTTTTGAAGCGCCACATGTGTACAAGAACAAAGCAGATGGTAAGTTTTATATGGTGGTGGAAGACATTAACCGCTACCAGGAACTATGGACGGCCAGCACGCTGGGCGGTACCTGGACGAAGGTGGCAGAAAAATGGGCTGCCAAGGATAACCTGACCTTTTTAGCCGAACAGTGGACAGACCAGGTATCGCATGTGGAAGTATTGCGCGCCTCCAACAATGAACGCATGGAGGTGGATAATATGGATCGCTGCCAGATGATTATACAGGGTGTTAAGAATGGCAGTTACCCCGATTATGGTAGTATCCCCTACGACCTGGGTATTATTCGCAACTATTAACCTTTTTGGCCACTTAACCCAACAGCCCTGGTGTTACTGATACACCGGGGCTGTTGTTATACAGAAATAATTGGATACTTAACCGGGTAACCTGCTTAATTCCCGTTTTTGACTGTAATTTAGGCGTAACAATATCTCTTCGACTAACGATTCCATGAAAGAATGAAAAACGTATTATTCAAAACCTGCTTCCTCGGTTATCTGTCGGCCAGTATACTATGGAATGCAGCTAAAGCCCAGCCAGCCAGCCCTTTGAAAGCCGGCGTAGATTACCCTTCAGAAATTGAAAACCCCGAATTGCTGGGCATCAACAAAGAACGCTATCATGCCACTTTAATGCCCTATGCCAGTTTGCAGGAAGCACTTGCAGGGAAACGACATGCCTCAACCTATTGCCGCAGCCTGAATGGTCAATGGAAGTTTCATTGGGAGCCCAGTCCCGAAAAAAGACCGGTAGACTTTTACAAACAAGACTATGACGTTTCTGGCTGGAGCGATATACCCGTGCCTTCTAACTGGGAGGTACAGGGATATGGCACTCCTTTTTACCGCAACCTGGGGTATACTATTAAAAAAGATTATCCCAAGGTGATGAGTGAGCCGGATAAAAATTATACGGCTTATAAAGAACGAAACCCTGTAGGTTGCTACCGGCGCAGTTTTGAAGTACCGGCCACCTGGAATGGCCGCCGGCTGTTCCTCACTTTTGATGGTGTGGATTGCGCATTTTTCGTATGGATCAACGGCCAGAAAGTAGGCTTTAGTGTCAACAGCAGAAACGCAGCCGAATTTGATATTACAAAGTATGTAAAAACAGGTGCCAATAGCATTGCAGTGGAAGTATATCAATACAGCTCCGGTACCTGGCTGGAAGACCAGGACATGTGGCGCTTGCATGGCATTTTTAGGAATGTTACCATCTGGAGCAGCCCGCAGGTGCATATGCGCGACTTTTTTGTAAAGCAGGATCTGGATAGTAACTATAAAAATGCTACGGTGCAGGTATTGGTAAACACCAGGAACTATGGCACTGACAAAGGAAAAGAACAAGCTGTATCAGCCGTGTTATACAGTAAGGATGGCAGCATAGTAGCCAAAGCTGCAGTAGCCGGCAAGGCATTACGTGCGGAGGAAGAAGAGCAGCTATCTATATCATTTTCTGTAAACAATCCAGATAAATGGACAGCCGAAACACCTGAATTATACACGTTGGTATTAACCAGTGCCGAGGGGGAAATACTTTCTACTAAAGTAGGTTTCCGGAAAATAGAAATCAAAGGCCGTGTGTTTACCGTAAACGGCGTACCCATTAAACTAAAGGGTGTAAACCGTCACGAACATTGGTCGGATGTAGGACATGCAGTTACCGAAGAGCAGATGATACGCGATTTACAGGTAATTAAGCAAGGCAACTGTAATCATATACGCACCAGTCATTATTGCGACGATCCACGCTGGTACGAACTGTGTGATGAATGGGGCATCTGGCTGGTAGCAGAAGCCAACGTAGAATGCCATGGTTATGACAGCCGTTTTGAAAACGAGCCTACCATTCAATCCGCTATCATTGACCGGAATATTGCCAACATTGAAAACTTTAAAAACCACGCATCGGTTATTATCTGGTCGCTGGGCAACGAATGCGGTTGGGGTACCAACCCTAATTTTGTTGCAGCTATGAATGCCGTGAAAGCACTCGATCCCAGTCGACCGATACATTACGAGCGCTTTGGCACCGGTAAAAATAATCCTGCCGATTTAGATGGCAGAATGTA encodes the following:
- a CDS encoding carbohydrate-binding protein: MKHFYRKLVCTVLLGCILYHTSTAQVTIPVGTTLRSMIVYVPTNLPQNRPLLISMHGANQSADYQRNAAKWEPIADTSKFIVVFPSGINNQWDISGTSDISFINAIIDTMQQRYAINRNRVYLSGFSMGGMMTYHAATQIANKIAAFAPVSGYPLWGGGNYNSSRPIPLIHVHGDADDVVTYPNLGNYLNGWISRNQCPTTPQITQPYPSSKPNSVATKRYWGPGLSQSEVVLITLAGKGHWYSMDSVNGVNTSQEIWNFVKRFSLGAVLEENSTGFCSVNGTIDNNYPGYTGTGFANTNNTTGAGISWNASFAGAGTSYFTFRYAATDARQAKLEINGTTAMSSINFPATGSWSTWTTITIPATVSAGNATIRLEATGGSGLPNIDNLEITNGVAAACPASLAANTLLSVADSAQAKATANAGLREDQRISVYPNPAGAAITVKTGIYWKSGDYITLYNAQGKTLQRRVLKASQENLNTAGLPTGIYYIQVTNVHGQRASQSFMKK
- a CDS encoding glycoside hydrolase family 98 domain-containing protein — translated: MKSPLSRGRQSIAWLATLLLIMMQYKANGQAATLRRPISPQQPAWFIHIDSWNQADPQKIINMVPADIRPYVVFNISISINHDRLSSKWLQAEYGYEIAKSWLRVCAENRVWAMIQQSSGGFQHFSQSDLAVYEEFYRDYPNFIGFNYAEQFWGFDGSTLPTSSSSYDPLSPPWADRINLFANLLQLSNRYGGYLTVSWCPNQWDANINPIAMLKRNAAFAAACRNYTENYILCEKYTQQTYQHDMESTCLGAYVSGYTGQYGIRYDETGWTDSTGTHANFTPATGIAPHLEHVMLTGETVIDGPELIMTQSSREINTTNTPDGFTTRRWEFYPQFYNVNVDLFRKILDGNVRIPTRREVIDRTKVVIINNVSSGSNQDQYSTPQTLFEGLYRMDSDGNYEFNKSFFKKTGRYPAIPIVYQLDDTDANSFSVKVNKSDYATRWPDITSKVTELNTLFPSEYTGTLYAGRHENGWVTYNPYKTNQMATANIPFKYNTCSSIDLSYSQYSAGVIKEYSNRLNIYLNNYDNVLNTGLKTDIIRINGASTQPTWSYTDRGSHTASNVTAAWSGGVFTLTVQHNGALDITVNCAGTATGRLTAYTPSVVSAPVAPAVYAGPLQHEAELFDYKSISGNTANGVSGTVRNYTGQGYLRFGTNASASIRDTINLPYAGTYQLRTRYSLTGGNVNTIGIYVNGSLVATPVFTTTDSLGAWAIQTQTITLNAGNNVIEYKASATAANGMYFDNIVVVPAGSGGNIIQENTTGFCSVDGTVDTDNGGYTGAGFANTNNAMGNGISWKVNFAAAGTKSFTFRYASIDTRAANLLINGTVVAANVSFPATGSWTTWNTVTVYTSAGTGSSDIRLAATGASGLPNVDYIEVVGGTAANCTTGLTTVMQTPDLLNCKEEAGMAIYPNPAQHLVTVRLGNRWKAGDQLMLCDATGRAVETRLIKGSTEQLNVAPLPAGLYYINISNNSGVHASLPLVKQ
- a CDS encoding non-reducing end alpha-L-arabinofuranosidase family hydrolase, with protein sequence MKKCMIAAIMYSLFAGCVKKDAATLLPAYQLAAVSTASVVASPVWKAEARCFLDGPSGAFDDIAVKDPSIVYSGGKYHLFYTGRNVGTNGLWRMGYTSATTISGLNSATRTYMSALNAGSYFCAPQVFWFPVKGKWFLIYQSGLGASFSTNTDVANPGLWTANRAMGFTDGIDFWCIADDSYVYCFYSAQDGSHTIKRRRTTIANFPYSWEAPTVAATATFEAPHVYKNKADGKFYMVVEDINRYQELWTASTLGGTWTKVAEKWAAKDNLTFLAEQWTDQVSHVEVLRASNNERMEVDNMDRCQMIIQGVKNGSYPDYGSIPYDLGIIRNY
- a CDS encoding glycoside hydrolase family 2 TIM barrel-domain containing protein, producing the protein MKNVLFKTCFLGYLSASILWNAAKAQPASPLKAGVDYPSEIENPELLGINKERYHATLMPYASLQEALAGKRHASTYCRSLNGQWKFHWEPSPEKRPVDFYKQDYDVSGWSDIPVPSNWEVQGYGTPFYRNLGYTIKKDYPKVMSEPDKNYTAYKERNPVGCYRRSFEVPATWNGRRLFLTFDGVDCAFFVWINGQKVGFSVNSRNAAEFDITKYVKTGANSIAVEVYQYSSGTWLEDQDMWRLHGIFRNVTIWSSPQVHMRDFFVKQDLDSNYKNATVQVLVNTRNYGTDKGKEQAVSAVLYSKDGSIVAKAAVAGKALRAEEEEQLSISFSVNNPDKWTAETPELYTLVLTSAEGEILSTKVGFRKIEIKGRVFTVNGVPIKLKGVNRHEHWSDVGHAVTEEQMIRDLQVIKQGNCNHIRTSHYCDDPRWYELCDEWGIWLVAEANVECHGYDSRFENEPTIQSAIIDRNIANIENFKNHASVIIWSLGNECGWGTNPNFVAAMNAVKALDPSRPIHYERFGTGKNNPADLDGRMYGTAEDYVRVAQNKELTKPFYICEFVHAMFNSMGSLAEYSEVFDKNPEILGGAIWEFQDQALTNNRTPNHTILAYGGGFGEVPNDHYFIHKGVVSYDRTVEGSRTKPHYPEMKKAFQWIGTDLVDPLNGTILIKNKYQFIPLDNFEGSWSVTENGIEIGKGTFALPSIAARRARTVNLPVKLEQLKPGAEYFLRVSYQQKTPTLWAGKGFEVAAAQFALPIRTLPVMQSAKTSLPPVTMSQSASFIIIKGNGFAVQFNNKTGLLTQLTKNGVNLLAEGGGPQIYLTRAAHQTDDNWVNRTWNRFGVQNLSDSLISCKAETAGPGAIKITTVIRAAGKEGFNTYHTATYLVQGDGTIQVNNTIQFTGWRINLARIGVRFLFDKKLDQVQYFGRGPFENYPDRKTAADIGLFDLNVHQQYEYEKPMERGNHEEVRWVKLSGADKPSVLLQADENKMQFSALPHTDEQMYPVEYKIDLPESRATVFCLSTKTLGVGSNSCGPRPLEQFLVWSDDTSFTYTIRLSGK